A section of the Callithrix jacchus isolate 240 chromosome 14, calJac240_pri, whole genome shotgun sequence genome encodes:
- the LOC144576462 gene encoding uncharacterized protein LOC144576462 isoform X6 yields MATGLRRTDGPPVTSRRRASGAHTGLPGCHGLRASRNVRRRSSGAQTGLSRRHGDGPAAHRRASSDVTATGVRRTYGPPAMSRRLASRNVRRGYSGAQRWASRDVTEADLGDLTRRCVAEELGCPLRRAEPGHLHLPLHPVCCSLEKGSLCCPS; encoded by the exons ATGGCGACAGGCCTGCGGCGCACAGACGGGCCTCCAGTGACGTCACGGCGACGGGCGTCTGGCGCACATACGGGCCTCCCGGGATGTCACGGGCTACGTGCCTCCAGGAACGTCAGGCGGCGCTCCTCCGGCGCACAGACGGGCCTCTCACGACGTCATGGCGACGGGCCTGCGGCGCACAGACGGGCCTCCAGTGACGTCACGGCGACGGGCGTCCGGCGCACATACGGGCCTCCCGCGATGTCACGGCGACTTGCCTCCAGGAACGTCAGGCGGGGCTACTCCGGCGCACAGAGATGGGCCTCCCGCGACGTCACAGAGGCGGACCTTGGCGACCTCACGCGGAGGTGTGTTGCCGAGGAGCTGGGTTGTCCTCTCCGCAGGGCAGAGCCtggtcacctccacctcccgctgCATCCTGTGTGCTGCTCGCTGGAGAAGGGGAG CTTGTGCTGcccttcttga
- the LOC144576462 gene encoding uncharacterized protein LOC144576462 isoform X2 encodes MATGLRRTDGPPVTSRRRASGAHTGLPGCHGLRASRNVRRRSSGAQTGLSRRHGDGPAAHRRASSDVTATGVRRTYGPPAMSRRLASRNVRRGYSGAQRWASRDVTEADLGDLTRRCVAEELGCPLRRAEPGHLHLPLHPVCCSLEKGSSEGQNSKVSPTDSRWEQGRYLPRLCRRMSFLTPEASCTPQLVLPFLNDWRFLLPTLHFPSLSITCSVLIRIWRNAVMVSPIYINTLKNYPKENMYLVRHGGSCL; translated from the exons ATGGCGACAGGCCTGCGGCGCACAGACGGGCCTCCAGTGACGTCACGGCGACGGGCGTCTGGCGCACATACGGGCCTCCCGGGATGTCACGGGCTACGTGCCTCCAGGAACGTCAGGCGGCGCTCCTCCGGCGCACAGACGGGCCTCTCACGACGTCATGGCGACGGGCCTGCGGCGCACAGACGGGCCTCCAGTGACGTCACGGCGACGGGCGTCCGGCGCACATACGGGCCTCCCGCGATGTCACGGCGACTTGCCTCCAGGAACGTCAGGCGGGGCTACTCCGGCGCACAGAGATGGGCCTCCCGCGACGTCACAGAGGCGGACCTTGGCGACCTCACGCGGAGGTGTGTTGCCGAGGAGCTGGGTTGTCCTCTCCGCAGGGCAGAGCCtggtcacctccacctcccgctgCATCCTGTGTGCTGCTCGCTGGAGAAGGGGAG ttctgaaggccagaattcTAAAGTCAGTCCCACTGACTCAAGGTGGGAGCAGGGCAGGTACCTTCCCAGGCTCTGTAGGAGAATGAGTTTCCTGACCCCAGAGGCTTCCTGCACTCCTCAGCTTGTGCTGcccttcttgaatgactggaGGTTCCTGCTTCCAACACTACACTTCCCATCGCTCTCCATCACCTGCTCTGTTCTGATAAGGATCTGG agaaatgcagTGATGGTATCACCGATCTACATAAACACATTGAAGAACTATccgaaagaaaatatg tatttggtcaggcatggtggctcatgcctgtaa
- the LOC144576462 gene encoding uncharacterized protein LOC144576462 isoform X3, whose protein sequence is MATGLRRTDGPPVTSRRRASGAHTGLPGCHGLRASRNVRRRSSGAQTGLSRRHGDGPAAHRRASSDVTATGVRRTYGPPAMSRRLASRNVRRGYSGAQRWASRDVTEADLGDLTRRCVAEELGCPLRRAEPGHLHLPLHPVCCSLEKGSSEGQNSKVSPTDSRWEQGRYLPRLCRRMSFLTPEASCTPQLVLPFLNDWRFLLPTLHFPSLSITCSVLIRIWRNAVMVSPIYINTLKNYPKENMAGVQRCDLG, encoded by the exons ATGGCGACAGGCCTGCGGCGCACAGACGGGCCTCCAGTGACGTCACGGCGACGGGCGTCTGGCGCACATACGGGCCTCCCGGGATGTCACGGGCTACGTGCCTCCAGGAACGTCAGGCGGCGCTCCTCCGGCGCACAGACGGGCCTCTCACGACGTCATGGCGACGGGCCTGCGGCGCACAGACGGGCCTCCAGTGACGTCACGGCGACGGGCGTCCGGCGCACATACGGGCCTCCCGCGATGTCACGGCGACTTGCCTCCAGGAACGTCAGGCGGGGCTACTCCGGCGCACAGAGATGGGCCTCCCGCGACGTCACAGAGGCGGACCTTGGCGACCTCACGCGGAGGTGTGTTGCCGAGGAGCTGGGTTGTCCTCTCCGCAGGGCAGAGCCtggtcacctccacctcccgctgCATCCTGTGTGCTGCTCGCTGGAGAAGGGGAG ttctgaaggccagaattcTAAAGTCAGTCCCACTGACTCAAGGTGGGAGCAGGGCAGGTACCTTCCCAGGCTCTGTAGGAGAATGAGTTTCCTGACCCCAGAGGCTTCCTGCACTCCTCAGCTTGTGCTGcccttcttgaatgactggaGGTTCCTGCTTCCAACACTACACTTCCCATCGCTCTCCATCACCTGCTCTGTTCTGATAAGGATCTGG agaaatgcagTGATGGTATCACCGATCTACATAAACACATTGAAGAACTATccgaaagaaaatatg gctggagtgcagcggtgtgatctggGCTGA
- the LOC144576462 gene encoding uncharacterized protein LOC144576462 isoform X4, with protein sequence MATGLRRTDGPPVTSRRRASGAHTGLPGCHGLRASRNVRRRSSGAQTGLSRRHGDGPAAHRRASSDVTATGVRRTYGPPAMSRRLASRNVRRGYSGAQRWASRDVTEADLGDLTRRCVAEELGCPLRRAEPGHLHLPLHPVCCSLEKGSSEGQNSKVSPTDSRWEQGRYLPRLCRRMSFLTPEASCTPQLVLPFLNDWRFLLPTLHFPSLSITCSVLIRIWRNAVMVSPIYINTLKNYPKENMVC encoded by the exons ATGGCGACAGGCCTGCGGCGCACAGACGGGCCTCCAGTGACGTCACGGCGACGGGCGTCTGGCGCACATACGGGCCTCCCGGGATGTCACGGGCTACGTGCCTCCAGGAACGTCAGGCGGCGCTCCTCCGGCGCACAGACGGGCCTCTCACGACGTCATGGCGACGGGCCTGCGGCGCACAGACGGGCCTCCAGTGACGTCACGGCGACGGGCGTCCGGCGCACATACGGGCCTCCCGCGATGTCACGGCGACTTGCCTCCAGGAACGTCAGGCGGGGCTACTCCGGCGCACAGAGATGGGCCTCCCGCGACGTCACAGAGGCGGACCTTGGCGACCTCACGCGGAGGTGTGTTGCCGAGGAGCTGGGTTGTCCTCTCCGCAGGGCAGAGCCtggtcacctccacctcccgctgCATCCTGTGTGCTGCTCGCTGGAGAAGGGGAG ttctgaaggccagaattcTAAAGTCAGTCCCACTGACTCAAGGTGGGAGCAGGGCAGGTACCTTCCCAGGCTCTGTAGGAGAATGAGTTTCCTGACCCCAGAGGCTTCCTGCACTCCTCAGCTTGTGCTGcccttcttgaatgactggaGGTTCCTGCTTCCAACACTACACTTCCCATCGCTCTCCATCACCTGCTCTGTTCTGATAAGGATCTGG agaaatgcagTGATGGTATCACCGATCTACATAAACACATTGAAGAACTATccgaaagaaaatatggtatgttgA
- the LOC144576462 gene encoding uncharacterized protein LOC144576462 isoform X5, whose translation MATGLRRTDGPPVTSRRRASGAHTGLPGCHGLRASRNVRRRSSGAQTGLSRRHGDGPAAHRRASSDVTATGVRRTYGPPAMSRRLASRNVRRGYSGAQRWASRDVTEADLGDLTRSSEGQNSKVSPTDSRWEQGRYLPRLCRRMSFLTPEASCTPQLVLPFLNDWRFLLPTLHFPSLSITCSVLIRIWRNAVMVSPIYINTLKNYPKENMSLALSLRLECSGVIWADRNLHFSS comes from the exons ATGGCGACAGGCCTGCGGCGCACAGACGGGCCTCCAGTGACGTCACGGCGACGGGCGTCTGGCGCACATACGGGCCTCCCGGGATGTCACGGGCTACGTGCCTCCAGGAACGTCAGGCGGCGCTCCTCCGGCGCACAGACGGGCCTCTCACGACGTCATGGCGACGGGCCTGCGGCGCACAGACGGGCCTCCAGTGACGTCACGGCGACGGGCGTCCGGCGCACATACGGGCCTCCCGCGATGTCACGGCGACTTGCCTCCAGGAACGTCAGGCGGGGCTACTCCGGCGCACAGAGATGGGCCTCCCGCGACGTCACAGAGGCGGACCTTGGCGACCTCACGCGGAG ttctgaaggccagaattcTAAAGTCAGTCCCACTGACTCAAGGTGGGAGCAGGGCAGGTACCTTCCCAGGCTCTGTAGGAGAATGAGTTTCCTGACCCCAGAGGCTTCCTGCACTCCTCAGCTTGTGCTGcccttcttgaatgactggaGGTTCCTGCTTCCAACACTACACTTCCCATCGCTCTCCATCACCTGCTCTGTTCTGATAAGGATCTGG agaaatgcagTGATGGTATCACCGATCTACATAAACACATTGAAGAACTATccgaaagaaaatatg agtcttgctctttcactcaggctggagtgcagcggtgtgatctggGCTGACCGAAACCTCCACTTCTCAAGTTGA
- the LOC144576462 gene encoding uncharacterized protein LOC144576462 isoform X1, protein MATGLRRTDGPPVTSRRRASGAHTGLPGCHGLRASRNVRRRSSGAQTGLSRRHGDGPAAHRRASSDVTATGVRRTYGPPAMSRRLASRNVRRGYSGAQRWASRDVTEADLGDLTRRCVAEELGCPLRRAEPGHLHLPLHPVCCSLEKGSSEGQNSKVSPTDSRWEQGRYLPRLCRRMSFLTPEASCTPQLVLPFLNDWRFLLPTLHFPSLSITCSVLIRIWRNAVMVSPIYINTLKNYPKENMSLALSLRLECSGVIWADRNLHFSS, encoded by the exons ATGGCGACAGGCCTGCGGCGCACAGACGGGCCTCCAGTGACGTCACGGCGACGGGCGTCTGGCGCACATACGGGCCTCCCGGGATGTCACGGGCTACGTGCCTCCAGGAACGTCAGGCGGCGCTCCTCCGGCGCACAGACGGGCCTCTCACGACGTCATGGCGACGGGCCTGCGGCGCACAGACGGGCCTCCAGTGACGTCACGGCGACGGGCGTCCGGCGCACATACGGGCCTCCCGCGATGTCACGGCGACTTGCCTCCAGGAACGTCAGGCGGGGCTACTCCGGCGCACAGAGATGGGCCTCCCGCGACGTCACAGAGGCGGACCTTGGCGACCTCACGCGGAGGTGTGTTGCCGAGGAGCTGGGTTGTCCTCTCCGCAGGGCAGAGCCtggtcacctccacctcccgctgCATCCTGTGTGCTGCTCGCTGGAGAAGGGGAG ttctgaaggccagaattcTAAAGTCAGTCCCACTGACTCAAGGTGGGAGCAGGGCAGGTACCTTCCCAGGCTCTGTAGGAGAATGAGTTTCCTGACCCCAGAGGCTTCCTGCACTCCTCAGCTTGTGCTGcccttcttgaatgactggaGGTTCCTGCTTCCAACACTACACTTCCCATCGCTCTCCATCACCTGCTCTGTTCTGATAAGGATCTGG agaaatgcagTGATGGTATCACCGATCTACATAAACACATTGAAGAACTATccgaaagaaaatatg agtcttgctctttcactcaggctggagtgcagcggtgtgatctggGCTGACCGAAACCTCCACTTCTCAAGTTGA
- the LOC144576462 gene encoding uncharacterized protein LOC144576462 isoform X7: MATGLRRTDGPPVTSRRRASGAHTGLPGCHGLRASRNVRRRSSGAQTGLSRRHGDGPAAHRRASSDVTATGVRRTYGPPAMSRRLASRNVRRGYSGAQRWASRDVTEADLGDLTRRCVAEELGCPLRRAEPGHLHLPLHPVCCSLEKGS; the protein is encoded by the exons ATGGCGACAGGCCTGCGGCGCACAGACGGGCCTCCAGTGACGTCACGGCGACGGGCGTCTGGCGCACATACGGGCCTCCCGGGATGTCACGGGCTACGTGCCTCCAGGAACGTCAGGCGGCGCTCCTCCGGCGCACAGACGGGCCTCTCACGACGTCATGGCGACGGGCCTGCGGCGCACAGACGGGCCTCCAGTGACGTCACGGCGACGGGCGTCCGGCGCACATACGGGCCTCCCGCGATGTCACGGCGACTTGCCTCCAGGAACGTCAGGCGGGGCTACTCCGGCGCACAGAGATGGGCCTCCCGCGACGTCACAGAGGCGGACCTTGGCGACCTCACGCGGAGGTGTGTTGCCGAGGAGCTGGGTTGTCCTCTCCGCAGGGCAGAGCCtggtcacctccacctcccgctgCATCCTGTGTGCTGCTCGCTGGAGAAGGGGAG CTAA